In Juglans regia cultivar Chandler chromosome 5, Walnut 2.0, whole genome shotgun sequence, the following are encoded in one genomic region:
- the LOC108990512 gene encoding cell number regulator 6-like, with protein MADGTTHLQSRYVKLKKDQAPLEEITPGELNQPIQVPQLVVHRCNECGQPLPESYQPPADEDWTTGICGCAEDTESCWTGLFCPCVLFGRNVENLQDIPWTNACVCHGMCVEGGLALAAATALFHGIDPKTSFLIAEGLLFSWWMCGIYTGLFRQSLQKKYHLKNSPCDPCLVHCCFHWCAICQEHREMKNHLSDNAAVNMTVVSPPPVQEMDTRENKESEPSAPKNGEQSNLEIQPL; from the exons ATGGCTGATGGGACCACGCACTTGCAGTCGCGGTACGTGAAGTTGAAGAAGGATCAAGCACCATTGGAGGAGATCACCCCTGGAGAGCTTAACCAACCCATTCAAGTCCCTCAG TTAGTTGTTCATAGATGTAATGAATGTGGTCAACCACTGCCTGAAAGCTACCAGCCACCTGCTGATGAAGATTGGACAACTGGGATTTGTGGCTGTGCTGAAGATACTGAAAGTT GCTGGACTGGACTTTTCTGCCCATGTGTGTTGTTTGGGCGTAATGTTGAAAATTTGCAAGATATTCCATGGACCAATGCATGTGTTTGTCATGGCATGTGTGTCGAAGGTGGACTTGCACTTGCAGCAGCAACAGCTCTGTTCCACGGTATTGATCCTAAGACATCATTTCTCATTGCTGAGGGTCTGTTATTTAGTTGGTGGATGTGTGGCATCTACACTGGTTTATTTCGACAATCATTGCAGAAGAAATATCATCTCAAG AACTCGCCATGCGACCCCTGCCTGGTGCACTGCTGCTTCCACTGGTGTGCCATTTGTCAGGAGCACAGGGAGATGAAAAACCATTTATCTGATAATGCCGCAGTTAACATGACTGTTGTTAGCCCTCCACCGGTTCAAGAGATGGACACTCGCGAGAACAAGGAGTCCGAACCATCTGCGCCCAAAAATGGCGAGCAAAGCAATTTGGAAATTCAGCCTTtgtag
- the LOC108990518 gene encoding 3-hydroxyisobutyryl-CoA hydrolase-like protein 1, mitochondrial yields MMQRFKAALLLRRNPHFPRFLNQYRALCSLPDSAVTDELDDQVLVEGKPWSRTAILNRPSVLNALSTAMGARLQKLYTCWENDPDIGFVAMKGSGRAFCAGGDVVTLYHLINTGKMDDCKEFFRTLYTFIYFLGTYLKPNVALLNGITMGGGAGVSIPGMFRVATDKTVFATPETLIGFHPDAGASFYLSRLPGHLGEYLALTGDKLNGSEMIACGLATHYAHTARLPLIEEQLGKLVTDDPSVIETSLEKYSDLVSPDKQSVIKRIEMLDRTFCHDTVEEIIDALESEAGKTNDAWCISALRRFKETSPLSLKVSLKSIREARFQTLDQCLIREYRMSLQGISNQVSRDFCEGVRARMVEKDLAPKWDPPSLERVSEDMVLHYFSRLNEFEPDLELPTKLREAFT; encoded by the exons ATGATGCAGAGGTTTAAGGCAGCCTTATTGCTGAGGCGCAATCCTCACTTTCCTCGATTCCTCAACCAATACAGAGCCCTCTGCTCTCTTCCGGACAGTGCTGTTACCGATGAACTTGACGACCAA gTATTAGTTGAGGGCAAACCTTGGTCCAGAACAGCGATTCTGAACAGACCCTCGGTGCTAAATGCTCTGAGTACCGCAATG GGAGCTAGATTGCAAAAGCTGTACACATGCTGGGAAAATGATCCTGATATTGGTTTTGTGGCCATGAAG GGCAGTGGCCGGGCATTTTGTGCTGGTGGAGATGTTGTGACACTTTATCATCTCATAAACACAG GGAAGATGGATGATTGCAAGGAATTTTTTAGGACATTATATACTTTCATATACTTTCTAGGTACATATTTGAAGCCAAAT GTGGCGCTTTTAAATGGCATCACTATGGGTGGTGGGGCTGGAGTATCAATCCCTGGGATGTTTAGGGTTGCAACTGATAAAACT GTTTTTGCTACCCCTGAAACTCTCATTGGTTTCCACCCAGATGCTGGCGCTTCATTTTACCTCTCACGTCTCCCTGGTCACCTTG GGGAGTACTTGGCTCTTACAGGAGACAAACTCAATGGATCAGAAATGATTGCTTGCGGGCTTGCTACACATTATGCACATACTGCA AGGCTTCCATTAATTGAAGAACAACTTGGAAAATTGGTTACTGATGATCCTTCAGTCATTGAAActtctttagaaaaatatagTGACCTTGTCTCTCCAGAtaagcaaagtgtaattaaaAG GATCGAAATGCTTGATAGAACTTTCTGCCATGACACAGTTGAAGAAATTATCGATGCTTTG gAGAGTGAAGCAGGTAAAACAAATGATGCATGGTGCATTTCTGCCCTAAGGAGATTTAAAGAAACCTCACCATTAAGTTTGAAGGTTTCTTTGAAATCA ATACGAGAAGCTAGATTTCAGACCCTTGATCAGTGCTTGATCCGCGAGTACCGAATGTCACTCCAAGGGATATCTAATCAGGTTTCAAGAGACTTTTGTGAG gGTGTTAGGGCACGGATGGTGGAAAAGGACTTGGCACCAAAG TGGGATCCGCCGAGTTTGGAACGAGTGTCTGAAGACATGGTGCTGCACTACTTTTCCCGGCTTAACGAGTTTGAGCCTGATCTGGAGCTACCCACAAAACTTCGTGAAGCATTCACATAA
- the LOC108990526 gene encoding squamosa promoter-binding-like protein 8 encodes MLKYEWGNPASTIMLSAEQEPASDSDQTPQIFDHYTQAFQDNSFNVPQPTTTAFSPFIPQQTQTHPQPHHSLFDPQAYPPSASHYPPTQLLSLDPLPVPTGTRGGGRYLVVPESEEVSRPPLDFVSRLGLNLGGRTYFSSAEDEFVNRVYRRTRQVESGPTNSPRCQAEGCNADLSQAKHYHRRHKVCEYHSKASTVITAGLTQRFCQQCSRFHLLLEFDNGKRSCRKRLADHNRRRRKIQQQNQENQTSQPGKAQKNSSSDKYLTRSPPDSGAHSLSSVTVTLSPPRMSLDCFRQRPYQATPSWASSSSLLFSSG; translated from the exons ATGCTGAAGTACGAATGGGGCAATCCGGCCAGCACAATCATGCTTTCGGCCGAGCAAGAACCAGCCTCGGATTCCGACCAAACTCCTCAAATCTTCGACCACTACACCCAAGCATTCCAAGACAACAGTTTTAACGTCCCTCAACCCACAACCACCGCGTTCTCTCCCTTCATCCCGCAACAGACCCAAACACATCCCCAGCCCCACCACTCCCTCTTCGACCCACAGGCCTACCCACCCAGCGCGTCGCACTACCCACCTACCCAGCTTCTCTCCCTCGATCCCCTCCCCGTCCCCACCGGAACCAGAGGAGGCGGCCGGTACCTGGTCGTCCCCGAGAGCGAAGAGGTCTCTCGGCCACCCTTGGACTTCGTCTCCAGACTCGGCCTAAACCTTGGTGGCCGTACGTACTTCTCCTCCGCGGAGGACGAGTTCGTGAACCGGGTCTACCGCCGGACCAGACAGGTCGAGTCCGGTCCTACCAACTCACCCCGGTGCCAGGCCGAGGGGTGCAATGCCGATCTGAGCCAAGCCAAGCACTACCATCGTCGTCACAAGGTCTGCGAGTACCACTCCAAGGCCTCAACCGTCATCACCGCCGGGTTGACTCAGCGATTCTGCCAGCAGTGTAGTAG ATTCCATCTTCTGTTGGAGTTCGATAACGGAAAACGCAGCTGCCGGAAGAGACTGGCCGACCACAATCGTCGCCGGCGGAAAATTCAGcaacaaaaccaagaaaatcAGACATCCCAACCCGGAAAGGCTCAAAAGAATTCGTCCTCTGATAAATATCTGACGA GATCACCGCCGGACTCCGGAGCTCACTCATTGTCGTCGGTAACAGTGACCTTGTCGCCTCCAAGAATGTCGTTGGATTGCTTCAGGCAGCGACCTTATCAAGCTACGCCTTCTTGGGCATCGTCAAGCTCGCTTTTATTCTCAAGTGGGTGA
- the LOC108987797 gene encoding squamosa promoter-binding-like protein 7 — MHQRFQTHRYQAINHKITPFCARAHTQGQREMEIGASMVGQISNVERGQNGNNANIGWDIWELSTSRWDWSSCTSSLYTPTTATSDATTLPAESFSTTRQDVTASHALQFPHHHQLQYYHHNHQHHQQPSLYSGAGSHCQPDPQLMCLKLGKRQYFEDTTLLANRHMAGLSSSVAGKRGKPYYGAGGVGIVGGPSSSPLLPQTVPRCQVEGCHMALLNVKDYHRRHKVCDLHSKAPMVVVLGLEQRFCQQCSRFHPLSEFDESKRSCRRRLAGHNERRRKSAHDSANRNSAQGAGLLCSSSSWSTGRALSLLSSNTNSSVSPADLSSRSSAALHELIAEHRAGILARQLILDQDWYTQSHGMEDLGETQLPRSYTLIPGQQHQMFPEPHSCNHQFHESDTHVTLDLMQASSSAFGLLSARGKSKEEAEEECSNLCFSGIQSISVLAGGHRDQ; from the exons ATGCACCAGAGGTTCCAGACCCACCGGTACCAAGCTATCAACCATAAAATAACTCCCTTTTGCGCTCGCGCACACACACAGGGGCAGAGGGAAATGGAGATTGGCGCGAGCATGGTTGGTCAGATCAGCAACGTTGAGAGGGGGCAAAATGGTAATAATGCAAATATTGGCTGGGATATCTGGGAGCTTAGTACTTCAAGGTGGGATTGGAGTAGTTGCACCAGTTCGTTGTACACCCCCACCACAGCTACCTCCGATGCCACCACCCTCCCGGCGGAGAGTTTCAGCACCACGCGTCAGGATGTGACTGCCTCTCACGCGCTCCAGTTCCCTCACCACCACCAATTGCAATATTACCACCACAACCACCAGCATCATCAACAGCCGTCTCTCTACTCCGGAGCTGGGTCTCACTGCCAGCCGGACCCACAACTCATGTGCTTGAAGCTGGGAAAGAGGCAGTACTTTGAGGATACTACTCTTTTGGCTAATCGCCACATGGCTGGGTTATCATCATCTGTAGCCGGCAAGAGAGGCAAACCCTATTACGGTGCCGGAGGTGTTGGTATTGTTGGAGGGCCCTCATCCTCTCCATTGTTACCGCAGACGGTGCCGAGATGCCAGGTGGAGGGGTGCCACATGGCCCTTCTGAACGTCAAGGATTACCACCGGAGGCACAAGGTCTGTGACCTACACTCAAAGGCACCCATGGTCGTCGTTCTAGGGTTAGAACAGCGCTTCTGTCAGCAGTGTAGCAG GTTTCATCCATTGTCAGAATTTGACGAATCGAAGAGGAGCTGCAGGAGGAGATTAGCAGGGCACAACGAGCGAAGAAGGAAAAGCGCTCATGATTCCGCCAACAGGAACTCTGCTCAAg GTGCGGGATTACTatgctcatcatcatcatggtCGACAGGAcgtgctctctctcttctgtcaTCTAATACTAATTCTTCGGTCTCTCCGGCCGATCTCTCCTCAAGATCCAGTGCTGCACTCCACGAATTAATAGCAGAGCACCGTGCAGGCATCCTAGCTCGGCAGCTCATTTTGGATCAAGACTGGTACACACAAAGCCATGGAATGGAGGACCTAGGCGAGACCCAATTACCAAGGTCATATACCCTCATACCCGGTCAGCAGCACCAGATGTTTCCCGAGCCACATAGTTGCAACCACCAGTTCCATGAAAGTGACACGCATGTGACATTAGACCTCATGCAGGCTTCCAGCTCGGCATTTGGATTACTGTCTGCGAGGGGGAAAAGTAAGGAAGAGGCCGAAGAAGAGTGTTCCAACCTCTGTTTTAGCGGGATCCAGAGTATATCTGTTTTAGCGGGAGGACACCGAGATCAGTGA